From the Treponema sp. J25 genome, the window CCGTTATCCGTTTGTACCACTGACCCCTCTAAACGAATCCCATATCGCTTGAAATGCTCATGAAGGGTAAGGAGAAACAGCGCTGCGTTGGTAACGCTTTTTTCTCGCCCATAGGCAATAAAGAGAGCCCCCGTACGCACACAGCGGGCCGTAAACTGGTATTTGGGGAGCTTATGGCGTCGGTATTCCTCATACAGCTCAGGGATGTCATCCAGGTACTTTACATCCACCTGGAGTTTCTCTAAGGCCTTCAGTCGCTGTTTCACCAGCCGTAAATCTCGTTTCTTCTCCACCACCTTCCGTTGCGGCCGTAATAATCCTTCAGCTCGGAGTATTTTCAGTACCGTCGGTTCCGCGCTCTGCCAGAATAGAAGTCACCTACATTATGTGTTTTAGGAGGTGACGTATGGCTCGGTATAGTGCGCAGTTTCGGGATATGGTACTTAAAAACTCCTGCCACCAGAGAGCCGAACGGCGGCGAAGGAACGAGGAGCGCGTAGTACTGAGGTGTGCAACACCCTGAGGGTAACATTCTGTTAAATTACAACCTTCTTAAAATATAATTTGAATTAAGGCTCCCCCCTGGTTCACTACCGCGAGAGTACCCCGCAGTTGTTGCACCAGGGCTTGTACCAGGGTAAGCCCTAAGGACTGGCTTTGGAGCGATGCCCAATTTTCAGGGAGCCCTGGCCCATCATCTCGAACCTCTAGACAGAAGCGACCTTCCCCTTTTCGATAAAAACTGAGACGGAACGTCCCCTCAGATCGCCCCTGGTAGGCATGCTTAAAGGCATTTGAGACGAGTTCATGCACAATCAGGCCCAGAGGAATGGCCGTATCGAGAGAAAGCTCCGCCGGTTGCAGATCCAGCGTACAATGCACCCGGTGGGCCACCTCGTAATAGGTTATGGAGAGCTCCGAAAAGACCTTGCTGAGGTATTCGGCGATATTCACCGCAGACAGCTGATCCGAATGATACAATACCTCATGCACCTGGGCCATGGTGCGGATCCGTTGCTGGGTTTCTTCCAGCCGTTCCATCAGTTCTGGATCTTCTATGGAATCCTTCTGCAACTGGAGCAGGCTGGAAATTATCTGCATATTATTCTTTACCCGATGATGAATTTCTTTCAGAAGGATTTCCTTTTCTCGTACCGAAAGGGTTAAGGCCTGTCTGACCTGATATTCTTCGGTTATATCCCGAATAATAAAGAGAACCTTCTCTTCTTCGCCAAGGCGTACCGCCCGGGCTTCAAAATGCTTTGGCCCCCCCAGAACGGTAAGGTCGTATTCCAGCACTACCACCTTTTTCGTTGCCAGGGCCTGCTGAATGGCGTTCTTTATAACGGCACAAAATTCAGGGGAGAATTCTGCTTCATCGATTGTTTTTCCTAACAATTGCGCCGGTTCCTTAAAAAGGAGATCTTTATTAGAGGTCATAATCTTAAGATACCGCCCGGTAGCATCCACGATAAGAAAAAGGTCCGGCAGGGCCTCGATAAAGGCCAGGGTCTCCCGCTGCATCGCAAGGAGGGCCCGATTTTTCTGAATCAGAAGGGTTGTTCGCCGGGCCACCTGTAAACGAAGAGTCCAGGTAAACACGAGGAGAACCAAGATAAGGACCCCACCGACAAGACCAATCCAAAAAAGGACCCACCAATTTACCGGAAGCCCCAGGGAAACTCCTTGCCAGCGCTCTTGTATTTCCCGATAGTGGGCCTCCGGAATAGCGAGGAACCCTTCAGTAAGGACCTGATAGAGATCTCGCCCATCAGGGAGGGGTTGTCGCTTCTTATGCACCGCCCGATGGAATTGGCCATGGGAAAGGGTAAAGCCTTCCCGAAAATCGTACTCCAGTTGATACTTATACAGGTAATAATGGGCTGGCGGATCATCCATAGCAAAAATACGCACATCACCCTGGGTTGCTGCCCGGATAATCGATTCATAACTGGGATACAAGCGCAAATCTCGTATTCCTGCCCGCTCCAATACACCGATAACCGCATCTCCTTCTTTTACAGCGATTCGAAACCCCCGGAGATCCTGTACGCCACCTATACCCGAAATATTCTTGTGATAGTACACAGAAACCGAAATATCCGCATAGGGGGGAAGGAAATCCCATTCCCATAGCCGTTCGGGGGTTTCAAATGCCGAATCAATAACATCGGCGTTCCCCTCATACATCACCTGAAGCGCCCGCGACCAGGACATCCCTTCAAATTGTACCTGGATACCGCTTATCTGTGACCAAATTTTCCATTGATCGGGAATGATCCCCTGCAAAACCCCTTCCTTGTTTCGAAAACAATACGGCGGG encodes:
- a CDS encoding transporter substrate-binding domain-containing protein; the protein is MFFRGPVFGVVFFGILWPYSFLVAGGQQQSSPFFSEKRTTPSYTIRVVCDDDYPPYCFRNKEGVLQGIIPDQWKIWSQISGIQVQFEGMSWSRALQVMYEGNADVIDSAFETPERLWEWDFLPPYADISVSVYYHKNISGIGGVQDLRGFRIAVKEGDAVIGVLERAGIRDLRLYPSYESIIRAATQGDVRIFAMDDPPAHYYLYKYQLEYDFREGFTLSHGQFHRAVHKKRQPLPDGRDLYQVLTEGFLAIPEAHYREIQERWQGVSLGLPVNWWVLFWIGLVGGVLILVLLVFTWTLRLQVARRTTLLIQKNRALLAMQRETLAFIEALPDLFLIVDATGRYLKIMTSNKDLLFKEPAQLLGKTIDEAEFSPEFCAVIKNAIQQALATKKVVVLEYDLTVLGGPKHFEARAVRLGEEEKVLFIIRDITEEYQVRQALTLSVREKEILLKEIHHRVKNNMQIISSLLQLQKDSIEDPELMERLEETQQRIRTMAQVHEVLYHSDQLSAVNIAEYLSKVFSELSITYYEVAHRVHCTLDLQPAELSLDTAIPLGLIVHELVSNAFKHAYQGRSEGTFRLSFYRKGEGRFCLEVRDDGPGLPENWASLQSQSLGLTLVQALVQQLRGTLAVVNQGGALIQIIF